The nucleotide window GGTGCGCGGCGATAAAAGTTATGACGCGGTGTTCCCGGACGATTACGATTACCGCAACACCCCGTCCTTGATGGGCGATTTGAGCGTCGAGCAGGCCGAGCGGGCCGCCCGGGAATTGTGGAGCCGAGTGTCTTGAACGAAGTCGCGAGCCCGAAGAAAACGCTGACGGCCCTGGTCGTGGCGCACAACGAAGAAGACAATCTCAAAGCGTGCCTCGACACGTTGAGGTTCGCCGACGAGATCGTGGTGGTTTTGGACAAATGCACCGATGGTTCCAAAGCCATCGCGGCGGGCTACGCCGACAAATTGATCGAAGGCAGCTGGGACATCGAAGGCCCGCGTCGACATGCGGGCATCGATGTGTGCACCAGCGACTGGATTTTGGAAGTCGATGCCGACGAACGGGTCTCGCCGGAACTGGCCGCCGAAATCATGGACAAAATTCAAGCCGCGCCGTTCGGGCATTTTTTGATCCCCTACGACAACTATGTCGGCGATCACTTGGTGCGATACGGTTGGGGCGGTTCGTGGGGCGTCAGCGCCACGGTGCGTCTGTATGCGCGAGGGGCGAAGCTATGGGGGGCGCAACGCGTGCATCCCGGCGTGGAATTGAAAGGCGAACGCATGTGGTTGGAAAACCGCATGATCCATTATGTTGATCGCGACATTTCCGACATGATCCGGCGCTTGGACCGCTATTCGACCGCGCGCGCCAACGATTTACGCGCCTCGGGCAAAATCGGCTCTTTGCCGGACAACATCCGCCGATTGTTTTCGCGGTTTTTCAAGTGCTACATCGGGCGAAAAGGTTACAAGGAAGGTCTGTACGGCTTTCTCATCGCCTTGATGGCGGGGCTGTTTCCGTTGCTGTCTTACATCAAAGCGAAGCTGGAGGACGGCAAGTGAGGGTGATGCAGATCATGGCCGGAGCCGAGTTCGGCGGCGCGGAGGCCTTTTTCGTCCGTCTCGTCATCGGCTTGCATAAAGCCGGGCTCGACCAGCGGGTGCTGATCCGCAATAACCCTCAGCGTGCGAAAACGTTGCGCGATGCAGGGATCGATCCGGTGGAACTGCCGTTCGGCGGACGTTTCGACCTGAAAACCGGGCTGATGATCAAGCGCCAGTTGCGCGCATTTCGTCCCCACGTGGCCTTGAGCTGGATGAACCGCGCCACGTCCAAGATGCCCGCTCGCCGCCCGTCGGATCTGGACTATGTATTGGCGGCGCGCTTGGGTGGTTATTACAATCTCAAATACTATCGCAATTGCGACCATCTGGTGGGCAATACCCAAGACATCTGCGATTACCTGATCAAGGAAGGCTGGCCGGAGGATCGCACCCACTATCTGCCCAACTTTGTCGCCGCCGATCATCGCCCGCCGGCGTCACGGTCCGAGCTGCACATCCCCGAACGCGCCAAAATGATTTTGACCTTGGGACGGCTGCACACCAACAAGGCCTTCGACACCCTGATCCGCGCCATGACCTCGGTGCCGGACGCTTATCTGGTGATCGCGGGCGAAGGCCCCGAACGCGAAGCCTTGACCGAGCTGGCCCACGATTTGGGCGTGCGTCCGCGCATCCGCATGCTGGGGTGGCGCGACGATGTGCCGGAATTGATGGCGGCGTGCGACCTGTTCGTCTGCCCGTCGCGTCACGAACCGCTGGGCAATGTGGTGATCGAAGGCTGGGCGCAGAACCGCCCGGTGGTCGCGGCCGCGAGCCAAGGGCCGACGGCGCTGATCAAGGACGGCCTCGACGGTCTGCTCACCCCCGTCGACGACGCCCCGGCGATGGCGGCGGCGATCAAACGGGTGCTGCAAGACGACACCTTTGCGGGCGATCTGGCCCAAGCCGGGCGCGCGCGATATGAGCGCGAATTTACCGAACAGCAAGTGGTTCAGCGCTATCTCGACTTTTTTCAGGAGATCGCGGGCTGATGTGCGGAATCGCGGGACTGGTCGGCCTGTCAGCGAGCAGCAGCCCCGAGGTGG belongs to Magnetovibrio sp. and includes:
- a CDS encoding glycosyltransferase family 2 protein is translated as MNEVASPKKTLTALVVAHNEEDNLKACLDTLRFADEIVVVLDKCTDGSKAIAAGYADKLIEGSWDIEGPRRHAGIDVCTSDWILEVDADERVSPELAAEIMDKIQAAPFGHFLIPYDNYVGDHLVRYGWGGSWGVSATVRLYARGAKLWGAQRVHPGVELKGERMWLENRMIHYVDRDISDMIRRLDRYSTARANDLRASGKIGSLPDNIRRLFSRFFKCYIGRKGYKEGLYGFLIALMAGLFPLLSYIKAKLEDGK
- a CDS encoding glycosyltransferase, with the protein product MAGAEFGGAEAFFVRLVIGLHKAGLDQRVLIRNNPQRAKTLRDAGIDPVELPFGGRFDLKTGLMIKRQLRAFRPHVALSWMNRATSKMPARRPSDLDYVLAARLGGYYNLKYYRNCDHLVGNTQDICDYLIKEGWPEDRTHYLPNFVAADHRPPASRSELHIPERAKMILTLGRLHTNKAFDTLIRAMTSVPDAYLVIAGEGPEREALTELAHDLGVRPRIRMLGWRDDVPELMAACDLFVCPSRHEPLGNVVIEGWAQNRPVVAAASQGPTALIKDGLDGLLTPVDDAPAMAAAIKRVLQDDTFAGDLAQAGRARYEREFTEQQVVQRYLDFFQEIAG